TATCTCCGAGGGGATTGGCATTAAGGGTACCCCTAGCCGACTCCTGGCCAATCTGGTGGAGAAATACTACACGCAGCAAGATTTTGAGACCACCGAGCGCGACATGCTCAAAATTACCGATGAAACCGGCACGCGCTACGGGTTTATCTTCGGGAACGGTCTGGTGTCTAATTTCCTTGAGGCGTACTACGGGACCGGGCACCCCTCCCCCTCTACAGCCGCTTCGCTATTGGTTCAGACCGTGGCGAGCATTCCGTTTGGAGGGGCGCTCGCGAAACAAATCGTCAAGCCGTTCAGGGCTCAGTTGACCTTTGAGGACGAGAAGTGGGAGCCGCAAGATTTCACCACGGTTTTGGCCTCGACTGTGGACCAGATTGGGCTTGGATTCAGGCCGTTTATTCGGTGCGAAGAGCGGCCACACACCTACCACCTCTTGGCGTTTACGGCGGGCCCCAAGGAGCTCAGCGCGGAGCTTCCGAGGATCAGACTTGGGCTTCCGATTCCCGAAGAGAAGGCAAAATCGGTGGTCACGGACTACACCTTCTTCACCAGTGACGAGCCGATTGTGTATACGATTGACGGAGATATGCACACGGCACAGGAGGGCGTTAAACTCGAGTGTGGCCCTCGTGTTGAGGTGATTCTACGATGAAAGTCACCGACTTGACCTGCTCGCCGATTGGCCAGGCTCGAGGCCCCTGGGAGGACGCTGAGACGCCCCAGCGCTTCAATATTGCGTCCTATCTTCCAGCACGCGCCGCTGAGAGGCCTTTTCAGCAAGCGGTGGTCATGCCTCAAGGGCGCGATGCCCTTGGTAAACGGCTCTACTCCCATTTGACCTTTGCCCAGCTCGACCGGCTTTGTGATGCGTATGCCCATGGGCTTGTGCAAGAGGGCTTTTCGAAGGGAGAGCGGACTTTGCTCATGGTGTCGCAGGGTTTGGAGTTGATCGCCCTGACCTACGCACTTTTCAAAATTGGCGCGGTACCTATCCTGATTGACCCCGGCATGGGGCGTGCCGGCTTCTTGGCCTGTATTGAACGGGCCCAACCCACGGCCATGCTAGGTATTCCTAGAGCATTTGTGGCGAAGACGCTCTTTGGCAAGAGCTTTAAGACGGTTCGGAAATCAGCCACTACAAAGTCTGTGTTTTTCTCAAGTGCCCCCGAGCTCAATAAGATTGCAAAGTTCTCGGCAGGACCGTTTGAGATGGCGGATACAGACCGTGAAGACTTGGCGGCGATTCTTTTCACGTCGGGATCTACGGGCCCGGCCAAGGGTGTACAGTACACGCATGGTATTTTCGACGCCCAGACACGGGCTATTCAAGAAATGTACGCCATTCAGCCCGGAGAGGTTGCGGTTCCTGGGTTCCCACTTTTTGCGCTTTTTTCCACGGCCATGGGCATGACCTGTGTGGTTCCAGATATGGACCCGAGTTCTCCAGCCAGTGTGCATCCGCCGAATATCGTGGAGGCCATCCACGATTTTGGGGCGAGCATGGCGTTTGGGTCACCGGCAATTTGGAACGCTGTGGGTGCGTATTGTAAGGCTGAGGGCATCAGCTTTCCGAGCATGACGCGCCTTTTGACGTTTGGTGCCCCAATCAGTCCGAACCTGATGGAAACCTGCCAGGCGATTTTGCCCAACGGCGAAATCCACACGCCTTATGGTGCGACAGAGGGCCTGCCGGTGGCTTCCATCGGCAGCAGACGTGTTCTAGAGGAAACGGCTGAGAAGAGCCGAATCGGCCAAGGCATTTGTGTTGGGAAAGCCGCTCCAAATGTGGAGATCCGCATTATCGAGATCTCGGACGAGCCCCTAGAAACGTGGGCCGGTGTCAAGGAGTTGGAGGTCGGCAAGATTGGCGAGATTTGTGTTTCCGGTCCGCAGATTACTAGACGATACGACCAACGAGACGATGCGACGCTCGCCTCTAAAATCCTCGACCCAACGCGTGGCGAAGGTGGTTTCTGGCACCGCATGGGGGATGTCGGATATCTGGACGAGGCAGGAGACCTATGGTTTTGCGGTCGAAAGGCTCATCGCGTGGAGAGCGCTGAGGGCGTGATGCACTCGGTGCCAGTAGAGGCCGTGTTTGAGGTCCACCCGAAGGTTTTCAGAACCGCGCTGGTGGGAATTGGCGAGCGTGGTACGCAAGAGCCTGTGCTCGTGGTCGAGTGTTTACCAGGCGAGGCACCAAAATCGGCAGCTGAAACCACCGAATTGTCGGAAGAATTGCTGCAGATTGGGCAGAAGTTTGAGCACACACGCAGCGTTATGCGGATACGCTTTCACCCCGCATTCCCTGTAGATAAGCGCCACAACGCGAAGATTCACCGCGAGGAGCTCGCCGAGTGGGTCATACACAAGAAGGAATGAATATGGGAAATCAGAAGCCCATCGAAGTAGTGGAAATTGAAGCTCCTCCAGTTGAGGCGCGTGTTCGCCGCGATGCAAAGTTCGCCGGACCCGACGAGAAAAAGGGGCGGTATTCTTTGCCAAAGTCACTGGATTCAGGGACGCCGGTTGGCTACCGGACTCGCATCTCATTGGACAGTGAAGAGGCCGAAGAAGCTGTGAGGCTCTTGAGTCTTGAGCGGCCTATATCCTTTGTCAAAGGGGCTCAGGTCCCGAGCGAACGGGAGATTTTTGAAGAGGTGTCACTCGGGATTTTGACCGCGCGCCAGTCTACCAACTATCGCGGCCACAAAGAGACGTTGTTGGGGCCCGAGGACACGGCCAAGCTCACGAGTATCTTGAACGAGTTGCAAGGGCTAGAAACGGTGCCAAACCCGCACGCAACGCACGCACATGTGGTCCTTGCGCGCCCTTATCGCACTCCGTTTACCTTTCTTCTGACCTTCATCGGCCACAAGCCTGTGGTGAGTCTCGCGACGGTCGGTGTGCGCGGGCTGAAGAAGCGGTTTCAGTACATCGACGACATTCCGACGATTGGGTATCTGCAGCATCTGCACATTGGGATTCTGGCCGATGCGATGGAACGCGCGAGCGTGATCGCCACCTCTGGACGGTGTATGAGCCAGGTCTTTATGCGACCGTTTGCGGGGGACTGGCCGCAGAAAAATCGCGAACTCATCGCCCAAATAGAGGCTCTGGTTGGATTGAGTACTGCCGAGCGATCGTTGGGATGGCGCGTGGCGATCGTTGGACTCACGGGCGAAGTACCTCAGGAAAACCGCCCGGAAATTCGGCACGAAACGTACCGGAAGCTCGGCGCAAATATGATGGCGTTCAGGAGTGAGCGCATTCAGCCTGGTGTGAATCAGGAAGAGAAGGCGCCGCCTCAGTATCACCAGCGCCAGGACATGGATGTGCCCGACGAGCTGACGGTGATGTGTGGGCGCGCGGCGTATAATGCGTTTGCGCACTGGACGGGTTGCGATCGCGAATGCTCCAAGGACCTCTTGTTATTGGAGCGGATTGACGTTTTAACGCCTAATGGAAAGCAGCGGCTGCGCGAGGTTCGTGACCAGCTTGGCCAGGTCACCGACCGCGTGATCAAGAATATCCCTCTCTGGGCTGACCTTCCTACGGGCAAGGCGCTGACTCGGAATGCGGCACGCGGGCGCAAAGCTTTTGCGCTGGCTGGACAACGCATCTACATCGGTGGACTGGATAGGAAAGAGATCGAGCGCAAGCATATCGACTGGAAGCTTGCGGTGCGCGCGTTTGGTGCGTCTGCGGCGCGGAGCGCGCTCGTGGCCGAGATCATGGGCTGTGTGAATCTGCCTGATGATTGCGACCTTTTGGCAGGAATTTGCCTTATGGCGGGTCCAGTAAACCAAAACGATATCGGCAAAGAGTTTTACGGCCATAAAGACCTGTTGCACTCCGCTTACCCTGACAAGGAGCCAACCTCGTTATTGGTGTGGACGCTCAAGGCCAAGACGATCGCTGACCCAATTGGTAACGAGGAACAGCTTCTGGACCCGAGGCGAAAGGGTGCGCTGGTAGACCTGCGCGCGGCTCCGCACGAGGTTGTTGAATACCGAAAGGACGGGGAGTTTAAGAAGTTTAGGTTCCGCGACGGACGCTCGAATTCCGAGCGTGCCTTCGCGGATTTGGATAATTTTGTGCGCGACCCAAATGGCAAGGAGATTCGCGGCAATCGCGGTTCGAACTGGCCAGAAGAATGGGCGAAGGAGACTTTATGGTAGAGCTCGAGTTCGATGAAATGCCGTCTCTGATGGGGGCTTATGCCCGCGTGCTAAAACCGGTCAAAAAGACCTTCAACCCGAGCAAGTCAATTCCACGCTTCGAGGCGAGGATTTCTGGTCTTCGAGTGGATCAGAAGAACCTGGACCTCTTTGGACGTGTGTGTGGCGTGCCCTTGAATGGACGAGGGCTGCCGCCGACCTACCCTCACGTGATGGCGGGTGCGCTACATGCTCAGATTGTGACTCATCCAGAGTTTCCTCTTGGTGCGCTCGGGCTTGTGCACGTGCGAAACCAAATTCGATATCTGAGCGAAATGCCAGTGGATGGCGCGTGGGATGTGGTGGTGAGCGTTGAGGGGCATCGCGAAGTTGGTGCCGGGATTGAGTTCGATATCCTGACGGATTTTAGCGCCGATGGTGAGCGTGTTTGGGAACAAACGACGACCGCCATCTACCGAATTACCGAAAAGAAGGAGAACTCCAAATCAAAGGCCAAGCCCCATGAATCTGGCGCGTTTAAGGCCCTGAAGCGAAGCGCTACGTGGCAAGTTCGAGAGGACGCAGGCCGACAATACGCGCGCGTATCGGGAGACTATAACCCGATTCACCTGCAAGCCTTGGCTGCGCGTGCGTTCGGTTTTAAGCGAGCTATCGCGACAGGGATGTGGAGTGTGGCTCGGGCGGCAGCCGAGCTTGACGAAGACCTTCCACAAGCGCCATTTACACTTAACGTCGCGTTTAAGCGCCCGATTTACCTTCCCTCACGTGTAGTTTTTTCGAGCTGGGAGGAGCGAGGCGAAACCAAGTTTATGGTGGAGTCTTTGGACGGGCGAACACTGCATCTCGAAGGCAGTGTATCTCAACCCTAAAACCGTCAAAATTATGATAATGTAACGGTTTTTTGACGCTAAAATATTCTTAATGACAAAACACTTTGGGGCCTCTATGAACATATCAAACCATGTTTAGAAGGAGCTCCTTGTATTCTCAAATGTCTGAGAATTTCGTGAGTATTTAGGGCGTCGAGATGCACAAGTTTGTTTTATCCGTAATCTTATTGGGTCTCTTTCCGCTGGCGGCAGAGGCTCAGACTTTTCCTGTTTTCCCAACCGACATCAATGATTGGGAGCCCGTCGTGCGAAACTCGGATCCCGTCGGCGATGTCTTGGGTGATGGTACCGGAAGGCGCGACCTCGTGGGCGATTTTTCCAGACCAGTTGCCTATATGGCATCGGATGCCAACTTCATGTACGGCCGAATTCGCCTCAACGTGGACCCACGTCAGGGTGCAGGGCTTGCACCTTTTTCATGGGGGTTCCTCGTGGACACCGACGGCAACTACGCGGCCTATGAATTCATGATCATGGTGGACGGCATCAGCAACCCCAACAACGTGCTGCTTCAGGCCAATACCACCAAGAGCATTACTGGTGACCCAGGTGATGCGGCGGAGCTGACCGTATGGTCCGGACTCTTCTCCAACTTCGGACAGGTGGTCAAAGCCTGCGACCAGATTGTGGAAGGAAATTGTTTTGAATCGAACGATGACTTCTATTTGGACTTTGCGATACCGTGGGTTGAGTTGGCAAAGACTCCTGTAAACTTCTTACCTGGAAATGAGTTCGCGGTCGTCGCTGCATCGGGCAACTCGAACAACACATTGAGCAATGATTATGCGGGCATCGGCACCTCTTTGACAGACCTGATTTCTGACGAAATCTGCACGGATAGCGACTTTGACGGTATCAGCGATTGCGACGAGGACCTCGACGGTGATGGCGATCCGGCGAACGACGACACGGATTGCGATGGCACGCCAAACTACCTCGATGCAGACGATGATAATGACGGTACCGACACTATCCTCGAGGACACGAATGGGAATGGAGATTGGTTTGACGATGATGCGGACGCGGATGGCGTTCCCGACTTTTTAGACAATGACGACCTCAATCCATTTGTCGCAGTTTCAACTCCTGCCGATGGAGACCTCGTCAATACGGCAGTGACTCAAGTCGAGGGCCTGAGCGACCCAGATGCTGAGGTATCCGTGAGCATTGACGGGGGCACGCCTGTGGTGACCACTGCCGATGCATCAGGCAATTGGACGGCAGTATTGACCTCAAGCATCGCTGACGGTCTGCACTCAATCAATGTGGTTTCTACGTCGTGTCAGGTCAGCGCCGGCACCACGACCACATTCACTCAAGACACCACGCCCCCTGCACTCGCCATACTGACTCCCACCGATGGCACAGTGACCGAGAGTGCTGACGTTCTTGTCTCCGGCACTGCTGAAGTCGGTAGCACCTTGACCGTGAGTGTTGATGGGCAGGCTCCTCAAGCCGTGACGGTTGGTACGGATGGAACCTGGACCTTGCAGCTCACTGGCCTCGCTCTCGGAGGACACACGGTCCTTGCTGTGGCTGAGGATGCTGCCGGAAACACCTCAACTGAGCTCATTGGCTTCACGGTGAATGTCGATGAATGTGCAGACCCTGCAGACAACGACTGCTCGAGCAATGCGGCGTGCATTGATACCCCAACATCCTTTACGTGTGAGTGCCTCCCAGGATTCGAAGGGGACGGCGTTACCTGTACAGATATCGACGAGTGTGCACTTGGTACCGACACCTGTTCGGACGACGCTACATGCACGGACACGGAAGGTAGTTTTGAGTGTGCGTGCTTGCCTGGATTCGTAGGCGACGGCTTTACCTGTACCGACATCGACGAATGTGCGCTCGGGACCGACACATGCGCGGACGACGCCACATGCACCGACACCGACGGAAGTTTTGAGTGCTCGTGTTTGCCTGGCTACCAAGGCGATGGCTTTACCTGTACCGATATCGACGAATGTGCGCTCGGGACCGACACATGCGCGGATGACGCCACCTGCACCGACACCGACGGAAGTTTTGAATGTGCGTGCTTGCCCGGGTACGAGGGTGATGGCTTTACCTGTACCGATATTGACGAGTGCGCCACCGGCGCGGACAACTGCTCGGCGGACGCCACATGCACCGATACGGACGGAAGTTTTGAGTGCGCGTGCTTGCCCGGGTACGAGGGCGACGGCGTGACCTGCACCGATATCGACGAGTGTGCGCTCGGGACCGATACATGCGCGGATGACGCCACATGCACCGACACCGATGGAAGTTTTGAGTGCGCATGTTTGCCTGGCTACCAAGGTGATGGCTTTACCTGTACCGATATTGACGAGTGCGCCACTGGCGCGGACAACTGCTCGGCGGACGCCACATGCACCGATACAGACGGAAGTTTTGAGTGCGCGTGCTTGCCTGGGTACGAGGGCGACGGCGTGACGTGCACCGATATCGACGAATGCCAGTTGAACACGGACGATTGTGCAGGAAACACCTTTTGTTCAAACCTCCCAGGCACCTTCACCTGTGAAGATTGCCCGAGCGGCTTTGAGTCCATCAATGGTGTCTGCGAGGATATTGACGAATGTCTTGAGGGAACCGACACGTGTGATGATCTGACGCAATGTACGAATACGACCGGTGGGTTTGAGTGTAGCGCATGTCCTGATGGCTATACCGACGTCAACGGCGACGGGACTCAGTGTGACGATATCGATGAGTGTCTCGGCAATCCTTGCGATGATGTGACGACATGCACCAACTCTGCGGGTAGTTTCTCGTGCACGGCATGCCCACCAGGCTACGCCGATGTCAACGGAGACGGGACGGTCTGCGAAGACATCAACGAGTGCCTTGAACTCACCGACGATTGCGACGAGCTGGCCGTGTGCGTCAACGAAACCGGCGGATTTACATGCGAGACTTGCCCAACGGGTTACGAAGACGTCAACGGTGATGGCACCGAGTGCGTCAATATCGACGAGTGTACTCTTGGCACTGATAACTGCGATGAGAACGCGAGTTGTACAGATGTTCCGGGAAGCTTCGCATGTGAGTGTTTAACGGGCTACGAGGGTGACGGTGTGTCTTGTGAGAGACTCGATGGCCCAATCATCCTGGTTCCGGCTGAAGGTGAGGTCGTGGCGACGAAACGGCCCACGATTTCGGGAACTGGTGAGCCCGACACGACGATCGACCTGAGTATCGACGGAAACGACCCTGTTGAGGTGGAGGTTGATGCCGAGGGCAACTGGACTTACACACCTGATTTCGACCTTGCAGAAGGAGACCACAGTGTCGAGGTCACCGACGGAATCGATGAGAACTCGGTGGAATTCACCGTGGACACTCGCGGACCGGTGGTTGAAGTCATTACTCCGGCGGATGGGCGAGAATACTCGACTCCTCCGGATGAAATCACGGGTGAAGGGGAGCCTGGCGCCGAGATCATCATCGTGGTTGACGGCGAAGAGATTGGAACTACGGAGGTGGATGAGGATGGAAACTGGTCGTTCCCCCTACCCGACCTTGAGCCAGGCGGTCATACCATCGTGGTCACAGGACGAGATGATGCTGGAAACGAAACGGAGGTGACCACAACCTTTGACGTGGTCGAACCTGTGGTCGAGCCAGAACTACTCTTCGTGGTTGAGGGTGGAGGTTGCTCAGTGGGCGCCGAAGGCGGCCTGTCGATATGGACCATGTTCCTGCTCTTTGCGGTCTTCCGCCGGCGCCGCCCCTTGTAGACTCACGCGGACGGAGCCCGCGTGTAAATCCTTCTATCCTCGAAGCAATTCGCCCGCAGGGCGAATCGACGCGATGTGTTCCGACATGGCCTTGAAGACGGCCATGATCGGAACCGCGAGAAAGAGGCCGATTGGCCCCCACAACCACCCCCAAAACACACAGGCGAGGAGCACGGCGAGGCTGTTGAGTTTGAGGTGACGCCCGAGCACGATTGGGGTCACGAAATTGCCCTCAATGCCCGTCATGGCTCCATAAGCGAGCATTACCCAAAGGACCATCCACCAGTCCCCATACTGCATATAGGTGGCGACGATCGGAAAGACGGTACCCGCGATGGGCCCGACATAAGGGACGAAGTTGAAGATGCCCGCAAGGGCCCCCAACAAGAGCGCATACTTCAAACCGAACGCTGAATAGACCAGCCACGCTACGCCTGCCAATGCCAGGTTTGTGACGAATCGATTGAAGAGGTAGCGCTGCACGTCCTCGTTGACGTTCTGCATAATCTCCAACATCAGGCGGCGCTTTCGAAGCGTGGTGCCCATGATGTTAATCATTTTGGTCTTGAGGACGGGCCCCTCAAGGAGCACAAAAAAGAGCACGAAAATACAGAGCAGGAATTGCCCCGTGAACTCCAAGACCGAGGTGATCCCGCCGAAGACGTAGCCAGTCACGGAGGACCACCACGCGGTGTTGCCTTCGTCCAAGAGCACTCGGATTTGCTCTTCGGTATCTGGTGTGAAGTCTTCAACTGCCCCATCTTGCGGCCTTATGGGGTCTATGAGGCCTTCGAGCTGTATTTGCCATTCAGCGATGACCGCGCGAGCATGGCTTACCGTGTCCGCGATTTGCGGCTCGTACATCGGAATCTCGCTCAGGAATGCCACGATTTCGTACGACATCAAGATCCCAAGCACACCTAAGAGCGCGATAAAGAGCAAGACCACGATCGTCACCGATAGAGGCCTTGGGAGCGCAATTGGGGTGCCGGGGATGCGGTGCGAAACAAGCTTCACCAGCGGCCCCAGCACGTAGGCCAGAAAGATGGCCAGCATGGAGGGGATAAATATGGAGCGCAAAAGGTACAGCGAGGCTGTTGTCGCAATAATCGCCAGAGCGATTTGCGCTGTGCCAGTCGCAGTCCAGTTGATGCCTTCGTTTTTGACTTCTTCACTCACGCCACAACGATCGCTCAAAATCCAGAATAAGCCAGAAAATCGGGCGAGGGCTTTCAAGTGTATTCTTACCGAACACGAAAACACCGGTTCGTATTCAGCTTGTACACAGAATCACGAGCCGTAGGCATTGAGATGCGCTGTCCAGAGGCCTACCTTCAGTCACAACAAGTGTATTCAACAAATGAGTAGGACTGACTATGAACCACAGAATTTGGCGCGCCGCGCTTCTGATGCTGGTTGCAGGGTGTTCCAACGAGATTTCGGGGCCATCGCCACAGATCTCGGACACGAACCCCCTTACACCATCATTCGTGTGTAACGAGCAGATCGAGACGTGGGTACGCGTTGAGGGGAGCGACTTTAGCCCCTTGGTACTCGACGCACTCAACGATCCCTCGGCAGAAAACCCAACGGTGACCTTGACTCGGACCAAGTCGATTGAAGGACAAGGCGCCGAGGAACAAACGCTGGTATTGGACAATAGCGAGACCACTCAGGTTCGTTGGTTCAACAACGAAGAGCTGCAGGTTTTGCTCGGCCCTGAAACCGGTCTAAGTCCAGGC
This Microvenator marinus DNA region includes the following protein-coding sequences:
- a CDS encoding diacylglycerol/lipid kinase family protein, with product MPGIGIITNPHSRRNRRYPEQMRRLAYVLGENDSYELTNKVDDVKKVAQRFKDLDIDILALNGGDGTNHVTLSSFIEVYGEEPLPKITFLRGGTMNTISEGIGIKGTPSRLLANLVEKYYTQQDFETTERDMLKITDETGTRYGFIFGNGLVSNFLEAYYGTGHPSPSTAASLLVQTVASIPFGGALAKQIVKPFRAQLTFEDEKWEPQDFTTVLASTVDQIGLGFRPFIRCEERPHTYHLLAFTAGPKELSAELPRIRLGLPIPEEKAKSVVTDYTFFTSDEPIVYTIDGDMHTAQEGVKLECGPRVEVILR
- a CDS encoding fatty acid CoA ligase family protein produces the protein MKVTDLTCSPIGQARGPWEDAETPQRFNIASYLPARAAERPFQQAVVMPQGRDALGKRLYSHLTFAQLDRLCDAYAHGLVQEGFSKGERTLLMVSQGLELIALTYALFKIGAVPILIDPGMGRAGFLACIERAQPTAMLGIPRAFVAKTLFGKSFKTVRKSATTKSVFFSSAPELNKIAKFSAGPFEMADTDREDLAAILFTSGSTGPAKGVQYTHGIFDAQTRAIQEMYAIQPGEVAVPGFPLFALFSTAMGMTCVVPDMDPSSPASVHPPNIVEAIHDFGASMAFGSPAIWNAVGAYCKAEGISFPSMTRLLTFGAPISPNLMETCQAILPNGEIHTPYGATEGLPVASIGSRRVLEETAEKSRIGQGICVGKAAPNVEIRIIEISDEPLETWAGVKELEVGKIGEICVSGPQITRRYDQRDDATLASKILDPTRGEGGFWHRMGDVGYLDEAGDLWFCGRKAHRVESAEGVMHSVPVEAVFEVHPKVFRTALVGIGERGTQEPVLVVECLPGEAPKSAAETTELSEELLQIGQKFEHTRSVMRIRFHPAFPVDKRHNAKIHREELAEWVIHKKE
- a CDS encoding MaoC family dehydratase; translated protein: MVELEFDEMPSLMGAYARVLKPVKKTFNPSKSIPRFEARISGLRVDQKNLDLFGRVCGVPLNGRGLPPTYPHVMAGALHAQIVTHPEFPLGALGLVHVRNQIRYLSEMPVDGAWDVVVSVEGHREVGAGIEFDILTDFSADGERVWEQTTTAIYRITEKKENSKSKAKPHESGAFKALKRSATWQVREDAGRQYARVSGDYNPIHLQALAARAFGFKRAIATGMWSVARAAAELDEDLPQAPFTLNVAFKRPIYLPSRVVFSSWEERGETKFMVESLDGRTLHLEGSVSQP
- a CDS encoding EGF domain-containing protein, giving the protein MHKFVLSVILLGLFPLAAEAQTFPVFPTDINDWEPVVRNSDPVGDVLGDGTGRRDLVGDFSRPVAYMASDANFMYGRIRLNVDPRQGAGLAPFSWGFLVDTDGNYAAYEFMIMVDGISNPNNVLLQANTTKSITGDPGDAAELTVWSGLFSNFGQVVKACDQIVEGNCFESNDDFYLDFAIPWVELAKTPVNFLPGNEFAVVAASGNSNNTLSNDYAGIGTSLTDLISDEICTDSDFDGISDCDEDLDGDGDPANDDTDCDGTPNYLDADDDNDGTDTILEDTNGNGDWFDDDADADGVPDFLDNDDLNPFVAVSTPADGDLVNTAVTQVEGLSDPDAEVSVSIDGGTPVVTTADASGNWTAVLTSSIADGLHSINVVSTSCQVSAGTTTTFTQDTTPPALAILTPTDGTVTESADVLVSGTAEVGSTLTVSVDGQAPQAVTVGTDGTWTLQLTGLALGGHTVLAVAEDAAGNTSTELIGFTVNVDECADPADNDCSSNAACIDTPTSFTCECLPGFEGDGVTCTDIDECALGTDTCSDDATCTDTEGSFECACLPGFVGDGFTCTDIDECALGTDTCADDATCTDTDGSFECSCLPGYQGDGFTCTDIDECALGTDTCADDATCTDTDGSFECACLPGYEGDGFTCTDIDECATGADNCSADATCTDTDGSFECACLPGYEGDGVTCTDIDECALGTDTCADDATCTDTDGSFECACLPGYQGDGFTCTDIDECATGADNCSADATCTDTDGSFECACLPGYEGDGVTCTDIDECQLNTDDCAGNTFCSNLPGTFTCEDCPSGFESINGVCEDIDECLEGTDTCDDLTQCTNTTGGFECSACPDGYTDVNGDGTQCDDIDECLGNPCDDVTTCTNSAGSFSCTACPPGYADVNGDGTVCEDINECLELTDDCDELAVCVNETGGFTCETCPTGYEDVNGDGTECVNIDECTLGTDNCDENASCTDVPGSFACECLTGYEGDGVSCERLDGPIILVPAEGEVVATKRPTISGTGEPDTTIDLSIDGNDPVEVEVDAEGNWTYTPDFDLAEGDHSVEVTDGIDENSVEFTVDTRGPVVEVITPADGREYSTPPDEITGEGEPGAEIIIVVDGEEIGTTEVDEDGNWSFPLPDLEPGGHTIVVTGRDDAGNETEVTTTFDVVEPVVEPELLFVVEGGGCSVGAEGGLSIWTMFLLFAVFRRRRPL
- a CDS encoding AI-2E family transporter — protein: MKALARFSGLFWILSDRCGVSEEVKNEGINWTATGTAQIALAIIATTASLYLLRSIFIPSMLAIFLAYVLGPLVKLVSHRIPGTPIALPRPLSVTIVVLLFIALLGVLGILMSYEIVAFLSEIPMYEPQIADTVSHARAVIAEWQIQLEGLIDPIRPQDGAVEDFTPDTEEQIRVLLDEGNTAWWSSVTGYVFGGITSVLEFTGQFLLCIFVLFFVLLEGPVLKTKMINIMGTTLRKRRLMLEIMQNVNEDVQRYLFNRFVTNLALAGVAWLVYSAFGLKYALLLGALAGIFNFVPYVGPIAGTVFPIVATYMQYGDWWMVLWVMLAYGAMTGIEGNFVTPIVLGRHLKLNSLAVLLACVFWGWLWGPIGLFLAVPIMAVFKAMSEHIASIRPAGELLRG